In the Chromobacterium sp. ATCC 53434 genome, CGGCTGGTACGCCGGCGCGCAGTAGTTCAGTCTTCCAGCCGCGCGGCGATGCGCGCCGCCAGATCGCCGGGCGCGGCGGCGATGGCCAGCCTGGGCGTGCCGTGCCAGGCGGCCAGCCGGCCCAGGGCGCCGGCCAGGTCGTCGGCCAGCCGCTGGCTGATCCGCACGCCAGCTTCCAGATGCAGCGACTTCACCTCGAACACGCCGCCGGCGCGGTGGGCCTTGGCGTCCAGCCGGCCCACCAGGCGGCCGCGGTTCAATATCGGCAGCGTGAAATAACCGTACTTGCGTTTCGGCGCCGGCGTGTAGCACTCGATCTTGTAGTCGAAGTCGAACAGCTCCAGCGCCCGTTTGCGGTCCCACACCAGCGGGTCGAATGGCGACAGGATGGCGGTGTTGCCGCTGTCCAGCCGGTCGTCTAGCGCCCGTTCCAGCTCGGCGGCGAGGCTCAGATGGACGAAGGCGTCGTGGCGCCAGCCTTCCACCCGCACCGGGATCAGTTCGCCGGCGTCGGCCAGCTCGTGCAGTATCTCGCCGCAAGGCGCGCGCTTCAGCCGATAGTAGTCGGCCACCCAGCCGGTCTTGACCAGGCCCAGCGCGCGGCAACTGTTGCGGACCTGCCGCAGCCTGGCCTCGTCCGGCGACGGCAGGTCGCGGGCGTCGTCCCAGCCGGGCAGCACCCGCTCGGCCAGATCGTAGACGCGCTGGAAGCCGCGCCTCTCCTTGACCATCAGCCGTCCCAATGTGAACAGCGCTTCCAGGTGGCGTTTCTCCGGCTTCCAGTCCCACCATCCGTCGCCCTTGCCGTCCCTGCGCTCGAAATCGGCCGAGCGCGCCGGGCCGTTGGCGCGGATGTGCTCGACGATGGCCTCGATGTCGGCGCGGTGTTGCTCGTACCAGCGTGGTGAAAATTTCCAGCCCATGCCCTCGGCGTTCAGCATGCGGTGGCGCAGCAGCGGGTAGTCCTCGGTCGGCACGAAGCAGGCCTCGTGCGCCCAGTACTCGAACAGCGCGCCCTCGGCCAGCAGTTGGTCCAGCCAGGCCGGGTCGTAGGCGCCCAGGCGGCTGTACAACACCAGATAGGG is a window encoding:
- a CDS encoding winged helix-turn-helix domain-containing protein gives rise to the protein MTLHLSLRQARHLQLAAQGLLSAPRRKAGKADALAAIRRMALLQIDTISVVARSPYLVLYSRLGAYDPAWLDQLLAEGALFEYWAHEACFVPTEDYPLLRHRMLNAEGMGWKFSPRWYEQHRADIEAIVEHIRANGPARSADFERRDGKGDGWWDWKPEKRHLEALFTLGRLMVKERRGFQRVYDLAERVLPGWDDARDLPSPDEARLRQVRNSCRALGLVKTGWVADYYRLKRAPCGEILHELADAGELIPVRVEGWRHDAFVHLSLAAELERALDDRLDSGNTAILSPFDPLVWDRKRALELFDFDYKIECYTPAPKRKYGYFTLPILNRGRLVGRLDAKAHRAGGVFEVKSLHLEAGVRISQRLADDLAGALGRLAAWHGTPRLAIAAAPGDLAARIAARLED